A genomic window from Glycine max cultivar Williams 82 chromosome 17, Glycine_max_v4.0, whole genome shotgun sequence includes:
- the LOC121173879 gene encoding uncharacterized protein — translation MKYADLLPALLAKNLVQVRTPPRTPDVLPPWFRHDLTCAFHQGAPGHDVENCYVLKNEVQKLVRANLLSFKDQNPNVQANPLPNHGPAVNMIQDCDEDGVILNVQHVRTPLVPIHIKMCEAALFDHDHAACEICPVNVKGCPKVQEDVQGLIDSRELIITRKDKEVCVITPEFQRLEISYNSGESTTTPLVISLPGPMPYASLKAVPYKYSATMLEGGQEVPLPSLTPAVSVDNVANDGKVLRNGRVIPTLFAKKVNDPAVKQVTVNGPGTRKEVGQSNGTSKNSDHDEILKLIQKSEYKVVDQLLQTPSKISILSLLLNSEAHREALMKVLDQAFVERDVTVNQLDSIVGNITACNNLSFSDEELPEEGRNHNLALHISVNCKSDALSNVLVDTGSSLNVMAKSTLDQLSYRGPPMRRSGVVVKAFDGSRKSVIGEVDLPITIGPFVFQITFQVMDIQAAYSCLLGRPWIHEAGAVTSTLHQKLKFVRNGKLITVSGEEALLVSHLSAFSFIGADETEGTSFQGLTLEGKKPEKNEVSFATWKSAQKVVQEGTGVGWGKVVQLLESKNREGLGFASSAGSATNSVGSSSITSTFCSAGFINNSPEANAVLEDAPEEIVLAFVTPGKLVRNWDAVDIPSVVHASK, via the coding sequence ATGAAATATGCTGACTTACTCCCCGCCCTGCTCGCCAAAAACCTTGTCCAGGTCAGAACACCCCCTCGTACACCAGATGTTTTACCTCCCTGGTTTCGTCATGATTTAACCTGCGCTTTCCACCAAGGGGCCCCAGGTCATGACGTTGAAAACTGCTATGTCCTGAAGAATGAAGTGCAAAAACTAGTCCGGGCCAACTTGCTATCCTTCAAAGATCAGAATCCCAATGTTCAGGCGAACCCTCTGCCGAACCATGGGCCTGCTGTCAACATGATACAAGATTGTGATGAAGACGGTGTCATCCTGAACGTCCAGCACGTTCGAACTCCCCTGGTCCCAATACATATCAAGATGTGCGAGGCAGCTCTGTTTGACCATGATCATGCAGCGTGTGAAATATGTCCTGTGAATGTAAAAGGATGCCCGAAGGTACAAGAGGACGTACAAGGGCTGATAGACAGCAGAGAACTTATCATCACGAGGAAGGACAAAGAAGTGTGCGTCATCACCCCCGAGTTTCAGCGGTTGGAAATAAGCTATAACAGTGGGGAATCAACTACTACTCCACTGGTGATTAGCTTGCCAGGACCTATGCCGTATGCTTCTCTAAAAGCGGTCCCTTACAAGTATAGTGCCACGATGTTGGAAGGTGGACAGGAGGTGCCTTTGCCCTCTCTAACTCCTGCGGTTTCTGTGGACAACGTTGCTAATGACGGTAAAGTTCTGAGGAATGGACGTGTTATCCCCACATTGTTTGCAAAGAAAGTGAATGATCCGGCAGTTAAACAGGTGACAGTGAACGGCCCCGGTACAAGGAAGGAAGTAGGCCAATCCAATGGGACTAGTAAGAATTCTGATCATGACGAAATTCTGAAACTGATCCAGAAGAGTGAGTATAAAGTAGTAGACCAGCTGCTGCAAACTCCCTCTAAGATATCCATTTTGTCTCTGCTATTGAACTCAGAAGCACACCGTGAGGCTCTAATGAAGGTGTTGGACCAAGCTTTTGTGGAGAGGGACGTGACTGTTAATCAATTGGACAGTATAGTAGGAAACATTACTGCCTGCAATAATTTGAGTTTTAGTGATGAAGAACTTCCTGAGGAGGGGAGGAACCACAATCTGGCGTTACATATATCGGTGAACTGCAAGTCAGATGCTCTGTCGAATGTACTTGTGGACACTGGTTCCTCATTGAATGTAATGGCCAAATCCACATTAGATCAACTTTCCTACCGGGGGCCTCCCATGAGAAGAAGCGGGGTGGTTGTCAAAGCGTTTGATGGATCAAGAAAGTCTGTTATCGGGGAGGTTGATTTGCCCATTACAATTGGGCCGTTTGTTTTCCAAATTACATTCCAGGTGATGGATATCCAAGCCGCATACAGTTGCCTTTTGGGTAGGCCATGGATCCATGAAGCTGGGGCCGTGACATCCACCTTGCATCAAAAGCTGAAGTTTGTCAGAAATGGGAAATTGATCACTGTGAGTGGAGAGGAAGCCTTGTTGGTTAGTCATTTGTCAGCTTTTTCCTTTATTGGTGCTGATGAAACCGAAGGAACCTCTTTCCAAGGCCTGACTTTAGAGGGTAAAAAGCCGGAGAAAAATGAAGTATCTTTTGCTACTTGGAAGAGCGCACAGAAAGTGGTGCAGGAAGGAACAGGTGTAGGATGGGGAAAAGTTGTGCAGTTGCTGGAGAGTAAAAACCGTGAAGGACTGGGATTTGCTTCTTCTGCAGGATCCGCAACGAACAGTGTTGGATCAAGCTCCATTACTAGCACCTTTTGTAGCGCCGGGTTCATCAACAACTCGCCAGAAGCCAATGCTGTCTTGGAAGATGCTCCTGAAGAGATAGTGCTTGCATTTGTCACACCTGGAAAACTTGTTCGCAACTGGGACGCGGTTGACATCCCTTCAGTGGTTCATGCATCAAAGTAA
- the LOC102661451 gene encoding uncharacterized protein: MSRASSSSSIAFTKEQLAEIVVTVREQVMKELEEEKKQSLQAWKKELKDAIITDLFNGDKDSALTNFDLNVLGACVSTKESNAEIAVNPSGEVHVGRVTPPMGLYVQSQNCTKQVALAKIHDGPSTIHCVAYADDVVRVSVEQVIDGEAEVPLPTSEIKYVRDVVNTFIAWPLPLVKLVSNEHSGITPDKVANAAELNNDVPKQDPLRELIKTLVDIYDKPVEFVWDLTEFGIPNVNSSLFLTYTDVSEITSGDKCLNIAILQLWTMYMNEWSNGLGYRSVYGFLEPQSTHNAKDRHGQCEEYIEKWLKESQRQLYIGAYLNDAHWQMVVLCPKDNVVVWFCSVRRRPDVHIKTAINNAYKKLNTTADGKVPKIGPQWLELKTHVQHRGYECGYYVMHEMWNIIGVELKSD, translated from the exons ATGTCACGTGCCTCAAGTAGTTCATCCATAGCATTCACCAAAGAACAGTTGGCTGAAATAGTAGTAACCGTTAGGGAACAAGTCATGAAAGAgcttgaagaagaaaagaagcaaAGCCTACAGGCTTGGAAAAAGGagctgaaggatgccatcatTACTGACCTATTTAACGGAGACAAGGACTCAGCACTGACTAATTTTGACTTAAATGTGTTAGGTGCATGCGTGAGCACTAAGGAGAGCAATGCTGAAATTGCTGTGAACCCGTCTGGGGAAGTGCATGTTGGTCGTGTAACACCGCCTATGGGGTTGTACGTCCAAAGTCAAAATTGTACAAAGCAGGTGGCGTTGGCAAAAATTCATGATGGACCATCCACCATACATTGCGTAGCGTATGCAGATGATGTCGTAAGGGTTAGCGTCGAACAAGTAATTGATGGTGAAGCTGAAGTTCCATTACCGACATCAGAAATTAAGTATGTGAGAGATGTCGTTAACACATTCATTGCATGGCCATTGCCTTTGGTAAAACTGGTATCAAATGAG CATTCAGGCATCACTCCAGACAAAGTTGCCAATGCTGCCGAATTAAACAATGATGTTCCTAAGCAGGACCCCTTGCGTGAGTTGATTAAGACCCTTGTTGACATTTACGACAAGCCTGTTGAGTTTGTGTGGGATCTTACTGAATTTGGGATTCCAAATGTAAATTCATCGTTGTTCTTAACGTATACTGATGTCAGCGAAATAACATCAGGCGACAAATGCTTGAACATAGCCATACTTCAATTGTGGACCAT GTATATGAATGAGTGGAGTAATGGCTTGGGTTATCGATCGGTGTATGGATTTCTTGAGCCTCAATCTACACACAATGCAAAGGACAGACATGGGCAATGTGAAGAATATATCGAAAAATGGCTTAAGGAATCGCAACGACAACTGTACATAGGAGCTTATTTGAATGA TGCCCATTGGCAAATGGTTGTGTTGTGCCCTAAAGACAATGTCGTGGTCTGGTTTTGTTCAGTGCGTAGAAGGCCTGATGTTCATATCAAAACTGCAATTAACAA TGCATACAAGAAATTAAACACGACTGCTGATGGCAAAGTTCCTAAAATTGGACCCCAGTGGCTTGAACTAAAG ACTCACGTTCAACACAGAGGCTATGAGTGTGggtattatgtgatgcatgagaTGTGGAACATAATTGGCGTGGAGTTGAAGAGTGATTAG
- the LOC106796622 gene encoding uncharacterized protein encodes MPGLDPRIVEHRLPLKPECPPVKQKLRRTRPDMALKIKEEVQKQIDAGFLVTSEYPQWLANIVPVPKRDGKVRMCVDYRDLNKASPKDDFPLPHIDVLVDSAAKSKVFSFMDGFSGYNQIKMAVEDREKTSFITPWGTFCYRVMPFGLINAGATYQRGMTTLFHDMMHKEIEVYVDDMIVKSGTEEEHVEYLLKMFQRLRKYQLRLNPNKCTFGVRSGKLLGFIVSQKGIEVDPDKVRAIREMPVPQTEKQVRGFLGRLNYISRFISHMTATCGPIFKLLRKDQGVVWTEDCQKAFDSIKNYLLEPPILIPPVEGRPLIMYLTVLEDSMGCVLGQQDETGRKEHAIYYLSKKFTDCESRYSLLEKTCCALAWAAKRLRHYMINHTTWLISKMDPIKYIFEKPALTGRIARWQMLLSEYDIEYRTRKAIKGSVLADHLAHQPIEDYQPIKFDFPDEEIMHLKMKDCDEPLLGEGPDPESRWGLIFDGAVNVFGNGIGAVIITPEGNHLPFAARLQFDCTNNVAEYEACILGIEKAIDLKIKNLDIYGDSALVINQIKGEWETRHPGLIPYKDYARRLLTFFNKVELHHIPRDENQMADALATLSSMYEVSHRNNLPTIRIQRLERPAHVFAVEEVVDDKPWFHDIKCFLQSQEYPPGASNKDRRTLRRLSGNFFLNGDVLYKRNFDMVLLRCVDKQEAELLMHEVHEGSFGTHSNGHAMARKLLRAGYYWMSMETDCCKHARKCHKCQIYADRIHVPPTTLNVLSSPWPFSMWGIDMIGRIEPKASNGHRFILVAIDYFTKWVEAASYANVTKQVVVRFIKNQIICRYGVPNRIITDNGTNLNNKMMKDLCEEFKIEHHNSSPYRPQMNGAVEAANKNIKKIVQKMVVTYKDWHEMLPYALHGWIRSVXXXXXXXXXSLVYGMEAVLPVEVEIPSMRVLMEAQLSEAEWCQSRYDQLNLIEEKRMKALCHGQLYQQRMKQAFDKKVRPRVFQEGDLVLKKVLSFQPDSRGKWTPNYEGPYVVKRTFSGGALTLTTMDGDELPRPVNVDAVKKYFV; translated from the exons atgcccggctTGGATCCCCGTATTGTGGAGCACCGTTTGCCTTTGAAGCCCGAATGCCCACCAGtcaaacagaaactgagaagaaCTCGCCCTGACATGGCTCTCAAGATCAAAGAGGAAGTACAGAAGCAGATCGATGCAGGTTTTCTTGTCACATCAGAGTATCCTCAATGGTTAGCCAACATAGTGCCTGTTCCAAAGAGGGACGGCAAGGTCAGGATGTGCGTTGACTACCGAGATTTGAACAAGGCTAGTCCGAAAGATGACTTTCCTCTACCTCACATCGATGTATTGGTTGACAGCGCTGCAAAGTCCAAGGTCttctccttcatggacggtttctctgggtACAATCAGATCAAGATGGCAGTCGAAGATAGAGAAAAGACATCTTTCATCACGCCTTGGGGCACCTTTTGTTACAGGGTAATGCCCTTTGGGTTGATAAATGCAGGTGCCACTTACCAAAGAGGCATGACCACTCTCTTTCATGACATGATGCACAAAGAGATAGAAGTGTACGTGGATGATATGATTGTCAAGTCAGGCACTGAAGAAGAACATGTCGAGTACTTGCTGAAGATGTTTCAACGGCTGAGAAAGTACCAACTTCGACTGAATCCCAACAAATGTACCTTTGGTGTTAGATCTGGAAAACTCTTAGGTTTCATTGTCAGTCAGaaaggtattgaagtagatcctgacAAGGTCAGGGCCATTAGAGAAATGCCGGTTCCACAAACAGAGAAACAAGTGAGAGGTTTTCTTGGGCGTCTAAATTACATTTCTCGTTTCATCTCGCACATGACAGCCACGTGCGGACctatattcaagttgcttcgaAAAGATCAAGGGGTTGTTTGGACCGAAGATTGTCAAAAGGCTTTTGATAGTATCAAGAATTATCTGCTAGAACCTCCAATTCTTATACCTCCAGTTGAAGGAAGGCCTCTGATTATGTACTTGACTGTGTTAGAAGATTCTATGGGCTGTGTGCTCGGACAACAGGATGAGACCGGAAGGAAAGAACATGCTATCTACtacttgagcaagaagtttaccgatTGTGAGTCCAGGTACTCCCTACTtgagaaaacttgttgtgcactaGCTTGGGCTGCCAAGCGTCTTCGTCACTACATGATTAACCACACCACCTGGCtaatatccaagatggacccgatcAAGTATATCTTCGAGAAACCCGCTCTGACAGGAAGAATTGCTCGTTGGCAGATGTTGTTATCCGAGTATGATATCGAATACCGCACCCGGAAAGCAATTAAGGGAAGTGTTCTTGCTGATCATTTGGCTCACCAACCAATTGAGGACTATCAACCCATCAAGTTTGACTTTCCTGATGAAGAGATTATGCACTTGAAGATGAAGGATTGTGATGAACCATTGCTTGGAGAAGGTCCAGATCCCGAGTCTAGATGGGGTTTGATTTTTGATGGAGCCGTGAATGTCTTTGGCAATGGAATTGGGGCAGTTATTATCACTCCTGAAggtaatcatctccctttcgctGCAAGGTTACAGTTTGATTGCACCAACAATGTGGCAGAGTATGAAGCATGTATCCTGGGCATTGAAAAAGCCATTGACTTGAAAATCAAGAACCTTGACATTTACGGGGATTCAGCTCTCGTAATCAACCAAAtcaaaggagaatgggaaactcgCCACCCCGGCTTGATTCCATACAAAGATTATGCAAGGCGTTTGCTAACCTTCTTCAACAAAGTGGAGCTTCACCACATCCCTCGTGATGAGAACCAGATGGCAGATGCGTTAGCAACTTTATCCTCCATGTACGAAGTGAGTCACCGGAACAATTTGCCAACAATCAGAATTCAGCGCCTCGAGAGGCCCGCCCACGTGTTTGCAGTCGAAGAGGTTGTTGATGATAAGCCCTGGTTCCATGATATCAAGTGTTTCCTTCAAAGCCAGGAATATCCACCCGGAGCATCCAACAAAGACAGGAGAACTTTGAGAAGATTGTCTGGTAATTTCTTCCTAAATGGGGATGTTTTGTACAAAAGAAACTTTGACATGGTACTACTCAGGTGTGTAGAtaagcaagaagcagaactttTGATGCATGAGGTACATGAAGGCTCCTTTGGAACTCACTCCAATGGACATGCAATGGCTAGGAAGTTGTTGAGAGCAGGTTACTACTGGATGTCGATGGAAACAGATTGTTGCAAGCATGccaggaagtgccacaaatgccAGATTTATGCTGACAGAATTCACGTACCACCAACTACACTTAATGTTCTTTCTTCTCCGTGGCCTTTCTCTATGTGGGGCATCGATATGATTGGTAGAATCGAACCGAAAGCTTCAAACGGGCATCGTTTCATTCTAGTGGCTattgattacttcaccaagtgggttgAAGCAGCATCTTATGCAAATGTGACTAAGCAAGTCGTGGTCCGCTTTATCAAGAATCAGATCATCTGCCGTTATGGTGTGCCCAACAGAATCATTACAGATAATGGAACGAActtgaacaacaagatgatgaaagATTTGTGTGAAGAGTTCAAGATTGAGCATCACAATTCTTCTCCTTACAGACCTCAGATGAATGGCGCAGTTGAAGCTGCaaacaagaatatcaagaagatagtGCAGAAGATGGTGGTCACATACAAAGACTGGCATGAGATGCTACCGTATGCTTTGCATGGGTGGATAAGGTCAGT NNNNNNNNNNNNNNNNNNNNNNNNNNNCTCTTTGGTGTATGgtatggaagcagtactccctgTGGAGGTTGAGATTCCATCAATGAGAGTTCTAATGGAGGCCCAGTTATCAGAAGCTGAATGGTGCCAAAGCAGATATGATCAGTTGAATCTAATTGAAGAAAAACGCATGAAGGCCTTGTGCCACGGACAACTTTATCAACAGAGGATGAAGCAGGCTTTCGACAAGAAGGTTCGTCCTCGTGTGTTTCAAGAAGGAGATCTTGTTCTCAAGAAGGTTTTATCTTTCCAACCCGACTCTAGGGGCAAGTGGACGCCTAATTACGAAGGCCCATATGTCGTCAAGAGAACTTTCTCTGGTGGTGCACTGACTCTTACGACTATGGATGGGGATGAGCTCCCTCGTCCCGTGAATGTGGATGCAGTCAAGAAATACTTtgtctaa